The window TAACCACAGAAGAGGTCACATCCACGAACGCCTCGGAAACTTTATGGAGCTTCATAGCAGCGCGTTCATCCAGTGCAAAGATCTCCACATCTAAAACACGCAATCTGACCCCCCCAAAAGAAGAGGTAGTTCATTGAGGGGGGTGTTTCCTCGCTGATCTAGAAGCACTAGTGGAGTTTTTCCTATCCTTAAAGCTATAGTTACAGACCGTCTGATTCACTCCTCCAACCCAAGCAGGGATCCAGGCCCATTTTGGAAGTTCATTCATCTTCgaaaccgttttatccctttcggggtcactggcTGCCagggcctatcccggccacttgtgggcaaaggcaggggacatcctggttgccagtctgtcgcagggcccatTTTGGAAGTGCACCTCCAAACCTTTTCATGTCTGAGCAGacactaaaacaataaaatcagtgggtaaagaTCACCAAGTAAACCATTGATGATTGAAAGTGTCCTGTTTATGTCCTGAAGGTGCCATCAGAACGACCTGGAGAACATCCTCCCGTTTGTTTTCATCGGCCTGCTTTACGCCCTGACGGGACCTTCGCTCTCCACCGCCCTCATCCACTTCCGCATCTTCACCGGCTCTCGTTTCTGCCACACGATTTCCTACATCCTGGCTCTGCCTCAGCCCTCCAGGGGTCTGTCCTATGGTGCAGGCCTGGGGGTCACCATCTCCATGGGTGTCCAGGTGCTCCTCAAGGTTCTGGTCCTGTAGAGACGAGTCCTGCTCCCACAGAGGATTCCATACATGAGATGTTGTCTCATTCCGGTCTCATCGTTGCACATCCTCTGTACTGCTGGAATTGTTCGGGGAAGTAAAGTTTTTTCTCAACAGTGCtcagctgtgtttgtgtttatttgggaTGGAACCACATGCAGCAGGACTAATGTGCTAAAAAGTCCAAACTCCAGTCATGTAGCTGAACTTTGAAGCGGTTTAGCTTGCCGGCTGTGTAAAATCACTCTGCAGGTGGCAAAGCAGCGAAACATCCACattattttctgctttacaGAGTCGTCTGGATGTTTATATACCTTTCTGATTATATTTAATTAGTTTAAAATGCTAAAAGATGAAAATGCTGTGGAGGGGATTACTCATTGTTTTACCAttttctgctgtgtttgtgtgggtgtggaGAGTTGAGTTATTCTGCCTTTGATAAAGCACGTCTTCTTCGATGTGGCTGCTATAATGATCCAcacttttcctgtttgtttccaTCACTGCATAAAGACATTTGAACACTGTGGACTTGAGCTCTTGCAGTTCTCtagaaaagaaaacctttttctgggCCCGTCCATAAAAACGCTGAGTCGCTTTGGTGTTAACTAAAGAGTTGTGCAACAGCTAGTTGTTTCCAACTAGTGGAATTGCAGTTGGGTGAAAGGGAGAAGTTCAAAGTCTTCATGTTAGCAGTTCCTGTGTGAAGCAACAGAGAATTTAGTTCACCTGCAGAGGATTTCTGACCATTTAgatctcactccgatcatcttgagatctattttcaaagtgtttctagtggtcttttaatatgATGATGTTAttattagccaaaatccaaaacccttgttgttttctaggatgtagtttctgcagagcagcaggactctttttaatctgctcctgattcacaatggtttgaataaagaaatactcagaaatgcatattTGAGCTTAGTTTTTGTTGATACGTGTCCTgcagcatcagaaaaatgccacaagaacacatcaaaaacatgattttcattgtaATGAGTCTTTGATGCTGTCATTAATTGAAAGGAGATTTTCGTCCAAAATCTCACCATACATGGCCCCAGTCATCAGTTTAATTCATACAGATCAGTCGTCCTGTCCCCTTTGCAGAAAGTTGCCCCAAACCATGAtttttccacccccatgcttcccCCTATGGTGGTTTTGGGATACAGCTGATCATTTTCCACTTTTAAACACGGCAATTAGGAATTAGTAATAATTTATACCAAAAAGATCCATTTTGGTCTTATCTGACCACATGATAATCTCCCAGTCCTTCTGTGTATCGTCCAAACGGTCTCTGGAGAACATTCGACAGGCCTGGACATGTGCTGGCCTCAGCAGGATGCTCTCACCTGTTACTAATAGTAACCTTTTTTACTGCTATTTTGCAAAATGTTCACTCTCAGTAGTATTTAAGCTAGTACTTTCAGCTATATTTACTGCGTTCTCCATTATTCTGATATCTTCTTTTATCCACCACCCTATTCAGCATTCAGTACTTAATTTCAtaaatttttgccaaaaatttgACTTTTGATATCAAATAGTTTCTTtagcacattttgttttttaaacaaatgtataaactaacttttaagcattttttattaGCTTAGCTAACGGAGCATGTAACTGAGGATTTATGTCATGATTCAGTACCTTTCTGCATCTGTTATGTAGCTTTCTTACACTTACATAAGATAAGAATGCAGAAGAACTAAATTACAGCTAATGGTCTAAttgactgctgtttttttttttttgccgttcTCATTTGCTTCTTGAAAACTTTTTAATTATCAAGAAATACATGAATAGCCTGCTCCCTAACATCATTCTCAACACCATGGGGGTATAGGCCATGATAAGTCACTTATTGATTTGATTGAGCTGAAACATGAGAGCCTCAAGACGCCTCCGGCCATACAGATGTAATTGAAGTCAGCAAGCTGCATTTATCTTGATTATGGTCCATTTGGTCCTCCAAGGAATAGGTAAGTACGAGCTATTTGTCAAAGTCACAGCCAGAGAATGCATAAGACAAACTCCTGTGTAAGTCGTCAGACTTCCAGCTATGGCTTCCTtcgataatgaaaaaaaaaaagtgcttttgtgAGCACAAACAGTTTTCATTCTCTGTCTGTTTTTACACGTTTTAATTTTGATGTGTTAGTgcattaaaactttatattttgatgcattttaatTTCTCCTTGTTGGGGTAACTTTAGCGCAGTTCCCACCATAACTAAAACGTTATTGAAGTAAACATGTCTAATCTAATTTTATTAAACCAATTTATGTTTGCATTGCGACCTAGAATTTTTGCAACaccatttttaaagtcaaaatgggaTCGTTTGTGTTTCTCTTTCATGCCTTTGCTTCTTTTGATGCTCTTTAGCATTAACTTCATGGAGGATTACACAGGGAAAGCCACTGCTAGAGCGCAAAAGTGATTCCTAAAGTGAACTTTGACTTGAACATGCTggtatttaagaataaataaaagtgattgCTTAGCATGTCATTATTACTCTTTGCAGGGCTTCAAGGTCCTCAAGGATAATTCATCAAAGAGCgcatcttttgttgttttaatggcTACAATGAAAAATTCCAAAACCAGAGAAAAGAaagtaaataaaccaaaaatagATCATTTATTTCCAAATCTGAATAAGACGGCTTTTGAAAAGCTCAGCTCCTTGATGGCTCTAAATGCATCACTTCAGAGAGGATTAGTATGCCTCAGTGCTTCCTCTGAACCAGTGAAAACACACAGAGGATTTGCTAATTGCAGGGTCACATCTTGCACAAACAATTACCTAAAgtagggggggtggggggtcggACACAAGTCAGTCCGATCTGTTATTTCAAAGACGGGCAAAAAGAGTTTAGGTCAAGGCGCGACCTTAGAAAGTCAACGCAAATGTTCCAACGctttcagaaaaaataataactgaTACTtcaagctaaagaaaaaaatggtttctaCTCAAGACGTTTTTCTAAACGTTTCcactttacttttttcaaaatccTTTTCACAGTCCTGAGGAAATATAAAAGACTTATTTGGTTATTCACATCATTTCATTGGCTTATTTAGTGATCAGTTTCTAAATCAATTTGAGCAAAGTTTCTTTCAATAGACTgctattcatatttttattagCAATGTGGACTCTAATTTGCCATTTGTAGCGTAAAATGAATGACTTCCAAAGttatttagcatttttcatctgtttttaatcttttttttagagctttgtaacccttgtgctatcctagggactttaacattgggagttgggtcatctagacccactagacagtgctctgaaccttttttcttcaatgatttgtgatcttcactggtgtccatggattacatgaaatcctcttcatctttatccacctttgtcatggtagggagaacatgtcagtgtaagggtggggtcatctaagatggcacaaagCTTAAAGCTTTTACCTCATCACTTTGTATTTTTATCCCAAAGTTTGTTAAATTAGGCCATGTTTAACCCCTGTAGAATTAGAGCTGGGCTATATGgcaaagaaataaaatcttagatttttttcaagatgACAGGATATATTTAACAACaactattttaatttaacatcTCATTTGGAAATTGGCTGCAACACAAAGTTGACCTAAATACCAGCTGTAAAGATGTTTGTAGAtcaatgcagcagatgttttgtgagCAACCACTATATTGGAAATACTAGACGGCACTCAGCAGAGCATTTTTGGCAGCAACAGCCTTGAAACGAATTTTGGTTTATTAAAGTTTGAAGTTACAACCTTAGAAACCAAAGTCTCATTTTTGACTCACCAGCCAATTGTTGGCTGGTAGcttaaaaaaatctaccaacCAAATTATTCCagtattttacaaagaaaaactacaggtgtcattttaaaaaatgatgtcatGTCAAATGCAAACAGAGAAGTCTTAACATAATGAAGAcatcagacaaaaacaacaaactttttaaagaaactgctGTATTGATTTCTAATCAATCTTTGCTCTCTGCTTTTGCCGTTTGTACGCTGTCCatgatttgtttgattttcaatcaCAAATtacatgattttgttttcttgctgCAAAAAGCCCCCATGAGTAGAGGGGTTTCAGTCAGTCACCTGTAGTCTGAACCAAACGTTAAGTCAAATTCAAACCTTTTGATAAAAACAAGGAGAGATTTACTAAAGGGGAGCAGATTGACAGACAAAGCACTTTTTCCATCAAATGTTGCCTCCAGTTaattcatttacatttaattatatttaaaactgCCTAGAAACatgataatttttttattcttatcatTGTAACATTACAGAGCTGGCTCTGTAATGTTACAATGACTTTACTAATAAAGTTCCAGACAAAGTGGATtcataaaatacagttaaaaatgtcataaaaattaTTGTTGTTGCATTTATCCACCACATCTAAAAGTTTGCCCCGTTAATATATAgtctgactttaacccttgtgctatcctaggcactttaacattgggagt is drawn from Oryzias latipes chromosome 22, ASM223467v1 and contains these coding sequences:
- the mgst1 gene encoding microsomal glutathione S-transferase 1, encoding MTELLKDQVFMAFTTHAAIVTLKLLLMGPLTGYFRITRGSFVNPEDAPGKTVEEKKKTLKPNEDVERVRRCHQNDLENILPFVFIGLLYALTGPSLSTALIHFRIFTGSRFCHTISYILALPQPSRGLSYGAGLGVTISMGVQVLLKVLVL